The nucleotide window GTTGATTTTCCCTTCACCCAAGAACTTGGCCTTAATTAAGTACATAAAAAGTTCCCATTTACCTTATATCGTGGTGGATCTGTTTCTGTACAGTCAGAttcacctttaatttttttttttttatgagacagactctcactttgtcgccctgggtagagtgccatggcatcatagctcacagcaacctcagactctggagctcaaataattctcttgtctcagcctcccgagttgctgagactacaggcgcctgccacaatgcccagctatttttagagactgggtctagcTCTGGccccgggctggtctcaaacctgtgagtttagacaatccacctgccttggtatcctagagtgctaggattataggtgtgaaccacctcgccCGGCCACCTTTAATATCGATTGATGTCATTCTTTGGGAGAATGATTTATTGTAATAGCATACTGGCAACACAAAGATACTTCAACAAGTTTGTTCAAATTTCCTGGGTTAGTATAGAAAAGAGCAAAATTGACCAACTCCATAGGCAACTGAGAGATTACCCAAGACACCTAACACCTTTTGAGCATTTTGTTGAATGGGAATTGAGAAGGGACAATTTTCAAAAACTGTTAACGGTGCCAAGAAGTGTGTCATTCTGAGAGTTGTCCCTCTCTGCTTTACAGAGCTCCTCAACTCCTTATCTCATAGTTGTCAGAAACCCATAAATAATAATACTATATACTATTTATCTTAACCACTTAGAACTCATTGcattaagtctcaaaaaaaaaatctggtaaccCCATAAAACCAACAAAATTCTCTTGTAAGAATGACCCCAAGGCACAGCAGTTATGTGGAGTACAGAAGCTTAGAACAAGAGCCATATTGCCAGTAGGCAAGTGAAGCCAAATAGTTTGCAATATGAAATGAAATTTCTCTCCAGCTTCTAGCATTTACAATTCTGTGCACAGTGGGGATGCTGGTTAGCACTTTATCCAACTGAGAGAGTGTTACATAAACTCTGTAAGGCTACAGACtcagagaatttgcatttctagggAGAGAGATCTCTTATTTTGGACAATTAAGTGCCCTGTGGTTCTGTCTTGCATTTCTTTGTGCAAGCCTCTGGGGTGTCCCATCCCTTCAGAAATGCACGGCTTGATTCATGAACAGGTTGTATGAAGGCTGAGgtgaaattgtttttttcttgttaaatttcaGGGCTAATTTTGAAAATGCATTGTTATAATGGTTACATCCCTTCCCCACCTCATCACGCTGCAATGTCTCATTCTGGGAGAACTGAGAGACAATCACTGTGCCAAAAGTGGCAGCtgggaaagattaaaaaaaaaaaaagataaaggaagcaAGGGCTGAGAGGTAAGAAAGACAGCTGGGAGCTTTAAAGGACGTGGCCCCTAAGCAGCTGAAAGAGACAGCGGTCCAAGCAGAGACTGTTTGCGAGATAAGATGCTTTGTGTAATGCTGAAGAAGTATGCCAGAGATGATAAGAAATGCAGCTGTTATGAATGCACGAATGGTTGAGATTCTTGGTACGCTTAGGACATAAAGTCGTTCAACGTGTGCCCTTAAAGGACAAGCACATCACCGCCACTTGCAGGCAGTGTCACTCCTCAAACTCCCTCCAAGTCAGGACACTGTGCCTTCCCCCTCAGTTGTGTCCCAGCTGCTGTGGCTCCTGCTTCTGGCATTTCTTCCCCAAgtcacagttttaaaaaaatattttattgatatatacATGTAATAATTATGCACATTATAGGGTACATGCAATATTTTGATACCTACATCCAATGTGTATGATCAGTTCAAGATATTTAGGATGTCTGTGGCCTCAATCATGTATTTCTTTGTGTGGGGGACATTtgaaatcttctcttctagctatcttGAAATATGAGGTATAATGTTGCTAGCTAGAGTCACCCTATGGTGTGCTATTGAAGACTACGACTTACTCCTTCTAACAATATGTATGTGCCCATCAACCAACCAACTTTTCTTTGTCTCACTCCcccacacatacagacacacctttcccagcctctggtaaccatcattctattctctaccCCAATGAGATCAAGTTTCTATGCCTACATATGTGTGAAAAcgtgtgatatttgtctttctgcgcatagcttatttcacttaacataatgatttctagttccatccatgttgctgcaaaggacaggatttcagtttttgttgttgttgagacagggtctcactctgtttcccaggctagagtgcaatggtgtcatcatagctcaatgcaacctcataCTCGtaggctgaagcgatcctcctacctctgtctcccaagtagttcAACAAAATtagcccaactatttttttttttttacattttgtagagatggggtatcaccgtgtagctcaggcttatctcaaactcctgccctcaagtgatcctcccatcctccctgtcccaaagagctaggattacaggggtaagccacCATCCCGGGTTCATTCTTTGTTTTATGACTGGATGGTGTCACATTCTGTTTgtgtaccatattttattttcttttccattttaactGAGACAATAAAGCCATTAATGGTAGATGACTCGAACCCTATATATTAAgtaatatattaattattattaattattaattaagtATATATTAATTATTCTACATTTAAATCCAAAGTTATTATTAAAATTGGCAATATTCATTAAAAGCATATAATTATTTGGTATTCTTTGACATAAACTGAGATGTACTCTCATTCAGCTTGATAGTTTGTAATAGTAAATCACAGCATTAGtatactatttattttctctgcaaAATCACAATTGGATTGAAGCCAAGATGACTAGTCGTTATAATCCTTCATACTATCACTAAACAAATCCTGCCAAcggaaattaaataaagaaaatgagcatGGAGACTTTTACATTATGTGATCTTTATTAAAGGTTTTGATCATGTACATAACTGGCCTGGAGGTGCTCAGATTTGGATTTGACCCTAACTAAAGGCATGTTTACTAAGCTTTCTTTACAATTTCTGGGACAATTTCCTAGTGACATAAAAAACAATTGCTAAAATAATCCAGGGCAGTTAGCTTTTGCAACGGACAGATCTGGGTTCCAGCTCACAGTTCTACCACCTTGagttgtgactttgggcaaattacatTAAAAGGAAGACGATGGTGCCAAGTCTGCTGTGAGATTGTGAGGATTTCAAATAACGTATTCGGTGTCTGGCACAAATGGATGGTCCGGAAATGGTGGCCAAAAATCTGGATATTTAAAGGAAAGGAGTGAAAAGTGGTAATAAAGAGAAGCGTATTCCCTTTGATGTTGATTATAACCAATGCTTCTTCTCGAATACTGCTCTGTGATGTGTGCAGAAGGGCTCtaagaatgaaagcaaaagttGGAGAGCAGAAAAACCCCCAAGGCAAAGGGTCTGTCTCCCAGGCAAGGTTTTATACCTACAACCACCCTCCGAGCGCTCCTTACTTCAGATACTTCCTTGCATTTCACATTTGCCCAGTTTCGATCTCCCCATCAATCTTTCCATTGATGAGAAGCACCTTGCTGACATGGTTGATGACAGAGCATCTGGGGTGTTTTAGAAAACATGACTGATGAAGTAGACATCATGTGGAAATTTGCATTAGAATTTCTAAAATATAGCCTTCCAGGGGTAAGGAGGCATCCAATGTACCGTTAGAAGTCAGGCTAGAGCTCTAAAGAACAGATTCAGCTGTGACTGGGAATAAATCAGATTTGTTCAAGGTAACACTGAAGATTCCTTCAGCCCTCCTGGAAAGTCATGTCTCCATCCTCCCCAGTAATGCAAACCTACAGGCAGGCATATCCCCTCCACTAAGTCTGTGGGTGTCTGCTTATGTGTAACAGGAGACTGAAGACAAGGAACCAGGGGCTCTGTCTAAGGCACTGCAGGGGAGGTTCACAGGGTTAACTAGAATAAGGAGAGTCAGACAGCAGGGCAGCGAGGTGGTGTGCACACAGGATTTGGTTTCAGGACACCCCATCTTGAAATCTGGGTTCTCCACTGTACTGATACTGTGAAGTTGGGGAGACTCCTTTATTTGCCTGAAAACTGGGGATTAACATTTTTCACTGTTATGGGAATTAAATACAAATATCTAGCACAGGGTAGGTGCTTAGTGGTGCAGACCCGTTCCCTCACATCAATCACAAACTTCCCATGATTTCTCTCAAAATCCACCTACAGGAGTAGTCCACTGTCAAGACAGAGGTAGCATAGTATGTGCAAATACATTAGTAGCTTGAGTTTCCCAGCCACAAGTGATCTTTTAATATGTTCGACTAAAGTATATTAGATAGCAAGGTgcatattttctttaatcttccccctttctttcaaCTTGCTTGTCTTCTTACAATGAGAAGTGATGATAGATAAAAGAACGCCAATGTTCCCTATCCCTGGAGGCCCAAGCTCTGTGACCAAGCTCTGTCTAAACCTATTAGAGGTGCCATGATTGTTTCTAAAAGTTTTCAGTTACAAAGAATATACtccagttttaaaaatgtctattaagAACTCAGCTGTTAACTAAaagtagaattaccatatgatctagcaatctcactgctggatACATAGCTAAAGAATTTAAAATCAGGACCTGGAACAGTTATCTGCACTCTCATGTTCATTGCAGGATTTTCCACGATAGCCAAGACAGGAAACAACCTAATAGGccatcagtgaatgaatggataaaataaagTAGTGTATACAAACAcaggaatactactcagcctttGAATCTAGATGAATCTAGAGGGCatggtgctaagtgaaataagccagccacagagagacaaatactacatgatctcacttaccTATAGATCTTGAAGAAGTCAAGGGTAGAATGATGGTTCCCAAAGGCTGGGGAGTGGAGGAGACGGGGTAGATAGGGAAAGGGGAAATGTTGGGCAAAAGGGACAGAGTTTTGTTAAATGAGGAGAATAAATTCTGATGCTCTGTAGCACAACAAGGTGACTAtacttaataataatgtatatttttaaatggctaacATGAATTTTAAATGATCTCATCATGAAGAAATAAGAATGTGAGGCGATGTCTATGCCCAATAGCCTGATGTGATCATTCCACAACGTATACgggtatcaaaacatcacattgcaccccataaatatgtacaattattaatcattggttaaaaataaaattcgaCAGGATTGAGCTGTTAtcctaaatgtattttatttcattagacAGCAGAAGGAAAGCAGGTATCTAATTACCCTTCTTTAAATGACTCTCCACTCCCAATAACCAGATGATGTCTCTTTCAACTCAGTAAATGGCCACCGTTCTCTCTCCTACCTGGCTCCCTCGTTGGCAACCCAGGCCTCATGACTCTCACTCCATCTCATCTTCTTTTGTCTATTTTGGGGAGATGCTTTTGACTTTAGCTTCCTATTCTCCCCATTATTTTCCTCTAGGTTCTCTTCACACTCCctttttctcaaatttcaaaaTGTACATAAGCAAATGCCCAATGCAAAATGCATGCCCCAAGCCTCTCCAAACAGCATCCCTTGTGTCTCTTCTGCCTCACCTGAGGCATCTGCAGggcaggtggcagaggcaggagtatTGAAACAGTAAACAAGTTCACACATGGTTGGGACTGTCAGATAAACACTGTTTAAAAATAGAGCTAAAATGCAATTTTCTATTTGGCATAACtatgtttttgcatttaaaacacattttgggTGTCAGTTTGGTATTTGGCCTTTTACGAACACATTATCTGAACtactaaatgaaaagaaataacgatTTGTCCTCAATCCATGCTATAATGTAATTGGAATTGCCTTCAACAGTGGCAGAGTGGAAAACAATGTGAACCCTCCAACtcacttaaaatatattaatagctTAGTGGTAGCATCTCAGATATAAAAAAGGCAAGGCATTTGTCTTCTAGTGGACAAGTGACAAGAAGGCATTTGATAGACTTTCCTCTCTGAAGAAGTTGGTCAAGATAGACAAAATACTGTGCAGTAAGACAGAGCTAATTGCTATCTATCAAGGCTACAAATGCCTATCATTTCTCTTATCTCAAAATCCTGAAGGGCTTTGTACATgcattgtttcatttcttaagtttgaTTCACAATTGAGATCTCAAATCTTGAAATGTGAATGACTTAGCTAAAATCATGATTGAGCTTCTAAAATTCAACACTGaacaaatattcaaaatgaaaCCTCTTCTGTATGAAGTGCTTAAGCAAAACAAAGTTAGAATTTCCATGGAAACAGCCTGGAGCtctggaaggagaagggaggacaaAAGTAAGCATGAAAacgcatttatttattttttggttcctCTTCACCTCTGGCCCTCCAAACCTCAGGTTGTCATCTTAATGAACGCATTCAAACCTCAGACAGAATTAAGAATACTTgacaggagtgaggaaagaactAAATATAGTTCCCTTGTGAGAGAAATGTATTCCCTAATCTTGTCTGCCTCTCCTTCCCCTATCTGGGTAATCTCcccattttttaaagttatttttgtgcTGCTCTTGGGTTGTACAGCAACTATTGCTGTTACTTGCTTGGAATAGAATGAAGATAATATCCTGAGATACAATTTTGTCCTCTTTGGAAGGGCCATTTAGTAAACATTGAGTTGTCACTAAATTAATATTGTCCATATTTCCTAGTGTAATAATTTCCATTTGCCCAATGCTCTAGTTTCTAAACCGCTGTCCTAACAATCAGTACAACCTGAGAAGTAGACGAAGCAACTATCAACTCATATTTTACCAGCTTAGGGGAATTTAGGATTGCCCTCCTGGTAAGTAATGAAGCCAAGACTCACCTAGCACTTCGGggtggtttttttggtttgtttgtttttctttttctgagagagtctcacttgttgcccaggctaaagtgcgatggggtcagcctacctcacagcagcctcaaagtcctgggttcaggagatccttctgcctcagtgtcccaagtagttggcactacaggttcctgccacaatgccaggcttatatttctattttctttctgaggctgatctcgaactcctgagctcaagaaatcctcccgcctcaagcctcacagaatgctgagattacagcatTCTGGCCACCGCACCACCTGGCCATCACGCAGCGCTTTGATCTCAGACCCATTTCAAATTCTACAAATGTAAACTCTGCCTGACCAATGTAGACTTTATGTCATGGCTACTCTCTACTATGTATTAGTAAGAActtttatttaattccttttaGAAATTTATGCTTTAGCATTATAAAGTAAAATCCTGTCCTTTCTCTACAACTGATAATACTGCTATTTCTACAGATCAGGATATATTCCAAGATTCAGCCAGGGATAGGTGGAGTTTTTGCTTTCCTGAGTATGGCTATTTTAGACAAGCTTTTCCCAGAAATGTCTGACCTGTTtttgatcaataaatcaaagactGCTTCATTTTGAAGTTCAGTGAGAGCTCATTGAGGACAAATGATGACCTTTTAGAAATCtggaaatttaaaagtaaaatatgtcTTTTGGAATAAAATAATCACTGATGCACTGACTGAATTAAATAGCTTAGAAATTAGTTTAGTGGTTCTAGTTTATACCTTGGGATACAATAATCACTCTTCCTGGAGATAAGCTGGCAACTATTTTTCCCTGGAAAATTAAAGACAATTTTATAATTGTGTTAGCTCTAAATAAGATGATAGTTATAAAGTAAAAAGTATGACATAGAATCTATTATCACAGCTTTCTGTTTTTTATGATTATTGAAAACTGATGAAGTTTAAGAAAGGTTCTCATGGATTTGGGAAATATCAGAACCAAGCGATCAACACACAATCCATTCCATAATTAATGTAACATATACCCTTTAAGACAATCAATGTGACACTCGTTTGAACTTCTAACACACAGCTTACTTGACGTTACCATAACATTGtggacagaaattaaaaaataaaagcatcccAAGAGATGAGTTCCTTTTTGGTTAGCTACCACTGTAAGTAATTACAATAACGATTGCTACTGCATCCTTACTATTTATTTGGCTCTGTGGCAAGTAGATGGTAtgctttatttaatatttaaataaccaTGCAAGAAAAacgagaaaaaacaaaacaaaacacaaaaaccttACCAAAAAAGTAGATTGCAATTTGCTCCACTCACATTGCTGAGAAGTGGTAGACTCTAGCTCAAACCTCAGTGTAACTGACCCCAGCACCATTGCGCTGGTCCTGCTTCTGATTGAATAGTTCTCTCTACAAACCACTACTTTCAGGCAATCTCCAGCTAGCCATTTTTTAGTCCCTGGGGTTCCCTATGGGGGGATGACCTATATCATTTGCCAAGTATAAGGCAGATACTGAATcagtaaaatttactttaaaggcacaaaaacagggCATCTGGGAGAGTTTTATGCTTACTGAAAATGTTACCTGTGAATCATTCATTAATTCTAGTTATAAAAGAGAAATCATTCACCTTCACTACAGAATTAGAAACAATCAATgcaacagaaatttttaaaaattatatttaatacaaGTGAATAGATTAGAAGATCTGAAATGTTATAAAGCAATATacacaatgaataaataatttgCACAGGAGAGTCATGTCTACATTACATAACACTGTCTAGTATGGGAATACTTAAAGTAAATCCAGTGATAATGGAGAAAGTCCATAAAAATGCTAACCTGTCTTCCCTTGTATGAAATTGTTCAAGTATAAAAATCCAATACAGTGTAAAATAGTATTCAATTtagtttaagaataaaaatggcaagtattgcagtttcagaagaaaaatggaaagcagcATTTAAAAACTACATAAACTACATGAGAATAGTGGTAAACTAATGAATTACCGGTAAATGAGATCTACACGAGCAAAATCAAGAGAAGTAAGCATGAAACAAGCAATATAtcttgtttaaaacaaaaaaaatctaaaaactaaactaaaaatgtGTTCATGTAAGAGTACTCTCTCATACAGTGCACATATGAGTTTAAATAAATCCAAGTCAACATCTTAGTTGAATAGGTTAATATTTAATATGCTACATCTAGACCTACTAAATAATTTATGCCATGAGATGAATACATAATTTTACAGTGTCACATCTAAAGTTCCTTTCTTTAGAGTGCAGCAtagtaaaacttaaaaataaatatcttaaatagCATTACTATTAAGGCACAGTATAAACCACATTATCATTAACCTTTGAAGAATTGTAATCTCAGTAACCTCGTTGTCTCATGTACTGTTTTCACTAATAAATAGTCTTAAATATGACTCTGAAATAGATACTAAAAagtgtaaaattatttaaaaaggggggggaaaaataaatgtccttAAGACAGTTCTGCAAACTTTGCCTGCCTTTATTCATAAGCCACGAGTCGACACAATAAATAGAAAGTGAAGGCTGTTGTAGTAAAAGACTGATCCTATTTCAGAATCAGAATTGCTGACACCAGCAGATACAAGTTTCCCAAAATTGAAACAGGATGGGGAGAGGGATTAGAATGTGACAAGCTCATCAAACAAGCACAAGTGATGTGTTCTTTCCAGAACTGTGTGTGTTATTGATTGTCTGTACAGCTGTTGCACCCATTAATTCCACATCACTTGTTCCACAGTCCCACTCATCCACAGGACAGATGAGAAAATAGCTTTGGTGCCTGTCCACCATTTTACCCACTGCCACGTTCCCAGATTGATTGTTCGATGCCCGTTTTTGAGATAGTAAGAACATTACCTTCTTACTTGAGGAAAGTTCCATAGGCCATAGTGACTGCTAAAACGACAATCAGTGCTTTCACCATTTTGTTTGtaaaaaatctgcttttaaatGTAATTCAAGCTACATATTGCTCGCTCTGTATTCCCTGGTTCAACTAGATTCAAATAGCATTTTCTAACTTGTAAAAGGCAGTTTGCTTCCCTGATActataaaaagagcaaaaataaaaatcccgTTACAAAAGTGAAGTTCCATTGTTACTCCTGGCATCGTTTCAAGCGGCCTTTCATGTACTCAGGCTCTTTGGGATCGATTTTCACAACTGTGCCCATTCCCCTCATTCTCAACTCTTTCTCAACACTACCTGgagtataaaaaaaataatgattctgCTTCACAAtagcatcacttttttttttgtttgtttttttaaagctgttAAGTCAATGTTAACTCTCTTAATAGCtactaaaaattggaaaactgggagggaaagagaaaacaattcaACTTTGATCAGATGGCTGGTCTATTGCATTCGGTCTGTTTGCAGCTGCTGAGGCTGATACTGGCCAAATGCTGCAGCTGCAGCAGCTGCTGCAGCGGCGGCAGCAGCTGTCCCAGGTGCTGCTGCGGTGATTGGCTGCTGGACCGCGTAACCGTAGCCCCCAGTGGTCACATATCCCGCAGCGGCTGGAGAGGCCGCGTAGGGGTACTGGTCataggcggcggcggcggcggcagcggcagcTGCAGCGGAGTACTGTGCGTACGCAGCTCCAGTGTAATCGATGTAAGGGGTGGTGGAGGCCGCAGCTGCTGTCGGCTGGACATGTGGAATGACCACTCCAGGCTGCACAAAAGCCTGCGGATAGACATAGTGGGCAGGTATCCTGttgagaaatggaaaacaaagtcaGGCAGTAGTCACCTCCTATCTGCAGCGTTTGTTGTTCAGAGATAAGACAAACTCAAATTTAGTGGTTATTATGAGCATAGGGTTGCCACGATATCTGCTTTCTAGCGATCTGTCCAAAGTACTCGGGCAGGAGCCAAAGTCATGGAGTGTGCTGTGCCCCCGAAAGAATTTGGCAAAAGTTTGATGACACCTTCCCTGCTGGCACTGTCACTTATGATTGTTTGAGGCCAttaaatatcatttattaaaaGGTTAGGAAATAAATCAAGGTTCATGGGGGCTATGCACATAACATGCTTAATTAAGACTTTAGAAAATCTTGTAATACGTTCGTAAGAGGAAGATGCTTAGCAACTAGAAAAATTCTTAGCCATTACAGGACTCAAAATGGAATCTGTAATCATTCAGTTCTGTGGGGTGATGGCCGGtttgtcaaaattaaaagaaagtttaACAAAATCCATATATTGATTATCATGGCAACCCTACTTGAAATTGCTATGCAGACTCAACACACATTAATCTCTCTGCAACCTCAGTCAcccttattaaaaataataattaaaaaaaaggaagcaggcgacaaaataaaaaaaaggagtttAAAAGTTCACAAGTGTGGTAAACACAGCAGAATCACACTTCTCAAACGAACTGAGTGCAGCTCACTCTGTCACAAGAGGCTGTTGTGGGAAGCTACAAAAATGCTATTAACATTCATGGCAGTGATTCCCAAAGAGATGTGCagcacactttctttctttctttcttttttcccagaCAATTCATAAGGACACAACAGTCAACCAAACCTGTTTGACTATCAGGCAACTGAGGGTCAGCCAGCTTGTTTATCTCTATGCAAGACAGACAGAAGGGGTTTTGGGGAAATGATGAGGTTGAAGGAAAAGGTACGGAGGGGAAATACAACTAAGTATTTCTAGActtaatagaaatttaaaaggCTT belongs to Nycticebus coucang isolate mNycCou1 chromosome 9, mNycCou1.pri, whole genome shotgun sequence and includes:
- the RBM24 gene encoding RNA-binding protein 24 encodes the protein MHTTQKDTTYTKIFVGGLPYHTTDASLRKYFEVFGEIEEAVVITDRQTGKSRGYGFVTMADRAAAERACKDPNPIIDGRKANVNLAYLGAKPRIMQPGFAFGVQQLHPALIQRPFGIPAHYVYPQAFVQPGVVIPHVQPTAAAASTTPYIDYTGAAYAQYSAAAAAAAAAAAYDQYPYAASPAAAGYVTTGGYGYAVQQPITAAAPGTAAAAAAAAAAAAAFGQYQPQQLQTDRMQ